The stretch of DNA ATTGGACAAACGTTATCGCTCAGCACGCTGGCCGATTCGCTGCGATTGCGCATCCAACGTGGTTGCACCCCAAAACGATTGATATCCAAGGTCGATTTTTCAATTTGGGTCGCGGCCAGCGTGCGTAGATAGTAGGTGGTTTTCAAGCCCATGCGCCACGCCGTCAGATACATCTCATTCAAGCGGTTGCCGCTGGTTTCAGCCACATATAAATTGAGTGATTGACCCATATCAATCCATTTTTGGCGACGTGCAGCGCAGGCAATCAGCCATTCGGGGGCAATTTCGAAGACGGTCAAAAATTGGGCTTTGAGTTCAGCCGGAATTCGTTCGATTTGACTGATTGCACCATCGTAATATTTCAATTCGGCCAGCAAATCAGCATCCCACAAGCCGCGAGCTTTGAGTGCATCGACCAAAGCTCGATTGACCGTGGTGAAATCGCCCGAAAGATTGCTTTTGACATATAAATGGCGATAGGTTGGCTCAATTGATTGGCTTGTACCAACGATATTGGCAATTGTGGCGGTTGGGGCAATTGCCAACAAATTGCTATTACGAATGCCATATTGAGCCAAAGCCTGGCGCAGCGGTTGCCAATCGTAATGGCTGCTATGATCAAGTTCAGGCTTGGTATCACGTTGATCGGCTAAAATTGCCAAACTATCGATTGGCAAGATGCCACGATCCCATTTCGAGCCACGAAAACTTGGATACGTCCCGCGTTCCCGTGCCAATTCAATCGAGGCGGCAACCGCAAAATAGGCAATTGCTTCCATCGAACGGTCAGAAAATTCGACCGCCGCTTGGCTGGCATAGCCAATATTTAACGCGTACAAAGCATCCTGAAAACCCATCAAACCCAGGCCAATTGGCCGATGGCGGGCATTGGCTTGAGCTGCTTGGTGGCGCGGATAAAAATTAATATCGATCACGTTATCGAGCATGCGCACTGCCGTCGTAACCGTGGTGCGCAATTTTTCGAGGTCAAGCGAGCCATTGCTAATATGTGCCGCCAAATTAATCGAGCCAAGATTACAAACCGCAATCTCATCTGCCGAGGTATTGAGCAGAATTTCGGTGCACAAATTGCTGCTATGAATCACCCCAACATGATCCTGAGGAGAACGCAAATTGGCAGCATCCTTCCAAGTAATCCAAGGATGGCCAGTTTCAAACAAGCGTGTTAACACTTTACGCCAGAGTGATACTGCCTCAACTTGGCGAGCTGAACGCATGAGGCCTTGAGCCACCAGCGCCTCATATTCGGCGTAGCGCACAGCAAACGCTTGCCCATACAAATCATGCAAATCGGGCACTTCATCGGGCGAAAATAACGTCCATGCGCCATTGCTCAACACCCGTTCCATCAACAAATCGGGAATCCACAGGGCCGTGTGCATATCGTGGGTGCGACGGCGCTCATCGCCGGTTGGTTTGCGCAAATCAAGAAAATCCTCAAGATCAGCGTGCCAAGCTTCAAGGTAAACACAGACAGCACCCTTGCGTTTGCCACCTTGATTGACCGCAATCGCTGTATCGTTGACAATTTTGAGGAAGGGAATTACGCCTTGGCTCACGCCATTTGTACCGTGAATTGGTGCACCAAGGGCACGAACCGAAGTCCAATCGTTGCCCAAACCGCCCGCCCATTTTGAAAGCATGGCGTTATCGCTGATTGCTCCGAAAATTGCCTCAAGATCATCGCCGACCGTCGAGAGATAGCACGATGACAATTGAGGGTGATTTGTCGCTGCATTGAACAGGGTTGGGGTGGCCGAAGTAAAGTGGAATTGCGACAACACCGCGTAAAAACGCAAGGTTTGGGCTTCACGATCAGCTTCATTCAAAGCCAAGCCCATTGCGACGCGCATCCAAAAAACTTGCGGCAATTCACGGCGCAAGCCCTGCCACTGAATAAAATAGCGGTCATACAGGGTTTGCAGGCCAGGATAGGCCAAAAGAGCATCGCGCTCGGGAACAATTGCCGCCGCCAAACGCACCAAATCAAAGCTAGCAAGTTTGGAGTCGAGCAAACCTTGGGCAATTCCAGCCTGAATATAATCAATAAAGGCACTAGCATAGCGCGGAGCAACCGCTGCAGCAGCCAAATATTCGCCAAGAACTTCAAAGTGAAGTTGACTGGCCAAGAGTGCAGCGGCCACAAAACTATAATCTGGCTCCTGCTCAATCCAACTGCGAGCGGTTAGGATACAGGCCTGCAATTGCTCGGCAGCCGTCATATTGGGATAAAAGCCCAAGCTAGCAGCCTGCCAGAGCGTAGTCGCGTCAGTTGTTTGGGGATAAGCAGCACAGGCTTCAATAATTAATTGATAAAGCCATGGAGTTTGTTCAGCAGAGGCGCTAGCCCCAACTTCGATCTCATTCATAGAGCATCCTTAATTGAGCTAAATAAAAAAATGCCTGCTCCCTAGCGGAACAGGCATAAACCATTACCAAACCATGGGCAGCAGCCCATGGGCATTAATTGCAAGCGGCAATGATCACCCCCTTTGACGCGAAGGGACATCTTGATCAACTCGAACTGAGTGGGCATTCGGACTTAGCATTAAGCCATACCGTTGCGCGACAGTGCCGGAATCTCACCGGACTTTCCCCAATATTCCAGCCAAGCTACGACACTTGGCCTCAGACGAAAAAATTTTGTAGGCTGTACTGTAGCAGAAGCCTGATCAGTCGTCAATCAAGCTAAAAGTGGGCTACTTTGCAGTCGATTAGCCCATTGCAAAGCGCTAAATCAGCTATGTACTAAACCACGCCACCGAGCAGCAAGCCCAAAAATTGGCAAAATTGCCGAGCAACCCTAAAAGTCCTAGTAATTGGGCTAGGCCATTAGCTAGCTAGCGCAATAGCTAGGATCAAGCCAGCATAGCAAATGACAGAAATTCTTAAAACGCTAACCATTCTTGGCGGTCTGAGGTTCGATAGCTTTAACAATTGAAGGTGGTTTGTTGGCCAGAGATAGTACAACACTCCTAGCCGAGAACGATATTGGTGGGAAAAACCCCAAAAAAAGCTCTTGACAAGAACAAATTGGTTTTGTACACTCTGAGTACGAATTAACCGCACTTGCCAATCGATGTTTATGTGAAGCAAATAGCATTACAACGTTGCAATAGCTAAATACATGGGGTGAGAGAATGTATTTGGTTAAAGCAGGCACACTCAGTAAGCGCAAAAATCACTAATCGGAAAACTCGTTTCTCGACGGATACGAATTTGATTGATTGGAATGTTTTTGTAACAACTCTATCGCTTTGGTGGCAATAACAATCGATAAACCCCTATTTGGTCTTTTTATACAAAAGCGACAGTGTTGGGCTGATGGTGTTAGAAGTAAGCACTTGCGAAACTCGAACAACGCTTGACAATCATGGAACGATTCAACTATTAGTACTATCGGTTGTTCGGCATATCAACTCAGACTCAAAAGGAAAGGTTCAACTAACTCCTTTCGTCAGATTGATGAAACCTACAAGCACTGCGAATGTGTGACCCCAGTGCAGCCAAAATGGCTCCGAACACACAAGGAGGATTATTCAATGGCACAGGACACAGTACAATTTGACCGCAATGTGTTGGATCAAGTTGCCAGCCGCTTTGGCAAACTTGCTCAATCATCACAACAATTGATGCAAATGCTCACTCAACTGAGCCAAACTCTTCGCACAGAGTGGCTTGGTGATGCAGCAACAAGTTACCAGGCAGAATGGGAACAAGACATTAAACCAGCCTACATGCGCTTGATCGAAGCCTTCAACACCTTCCAATCAACCACCAACGAAATCAAGAAGACCTTCGAGCAACATGAAGAAGAAGCTGCTGGTATCTTCAAAGCTTGGCAAATCTAACTTTCGCTATTTTTATTCTAAGGAGGCTCTCTCATGGCAGAGAAAACAAAATTTAATCCAGAGGCTATGCATCAAGCCGCCGCAACCTTCGGCAAAGCGCATGAAGGTTTGCAAGATGTCAACCAAGAAGTATTGTCGATTGCCAACACCCTCCAAGAATCACTCAAAGGTGATGCTGGCAATGAATTTGTTGACACCCTGCAAATCATGGCTCAATCAATCGCCAAATTTGCTGCTAAGATGACCAATATTCAAGACGATATCAAGGTTTCAATGCAACAAATGGCCGATACCGACAACAAAAATTCCCAAATGTTCTAAATTTAAAAAGCCATTTCAGAATATCAAGGAGTTAATTAATGAAAAGTTTCCTAATGCGCTTAGCTCGCAAGGTTTTGGATAGCGTTCTGCAACAATTGATGCAACAATTCAATGTCATTCAAGAACAAGCCTTGGCTCCAATCAAGCAAATTCTTGGCATGGTTGACGGTGTATGGCGTGGTAATGGGGCAACTCAATTCAAAGACGAGTTGCTGAATTTGATGACCCCCGAAGTTACTCGCATCGGGACTGGCATCACCAACTACCACAAAAACTTGACCAAAGCCCGTGATTTGATCGACCGTGCTGATAGCACCGCTCGCAACTTGGTCAACTCAAAATTGCGCAGTATTGCTAAATTCTACTAATTTTGACATTGAATTCTTAAGTATAGATTTTAAGGAGGCCATTTCATGGCAGAAGTAGAAGTATATCTAGAGCAAGGCCCAGTTGAAAAAATTGCCAAGACTCTCAATACAATTGGGCAAGTCTTGAAAACTGTGGCTAAGGTGTTGGAAGTGCTTTCAACCACGCTTAAAGCTACCGCGTTCATCGGGTTGGTCGGCGGTTATGCCGTTGCTCAATACATCGATCAATTCCGCCCAACAATCGAAAAAATGTCGGAAAAATTGCTCGAAACTGCAGGTGAAGTCAACAAAGCAGTTCAAGCATACATCAACCAAGATTCAACCCTCTCAGGTCGCTTCGGTTAGTTTTATATCTAAGTCATTTTACCCTGTATTTCAAACCGATCATGCACCTGCATGGTCGGTTTGAATTTAAATTCCCTACCCCCTCTCCCACTGCGGTAAGCGAGGGGATTTTCACTAGTAGGGTTGATCAGATTATAAGTATGCGCCATGAATAAAACACCCCTCTCCTCGCTCAGCGGGAGAGGGGTCGGGGTGAGGGTATAGATATTAAATAATATTAAGCTGGTTCAGCGTTACAAAAAAGGTGATCAAAAAGGCCACGGTCAAGAGGCTAATCACAATGACCAAAATCGTATTAAGGCTAGGCCAGCGGCTCTTTTTAGCAGTTGGGACTTCACCGAATAGCTTGAGCAATTCTTGCACAACTTGAGCGGCATTCTGTGGACGATTAGCTACTTGGGTATCAACCATGCGCACCGCCAGCTCAGCAATCGCTCGCACGTCAGCAGTCCGGTTCATATTAATCCGATGGTTTTTCAAAACCGCTTGATAGACCTCTTCATCGCTTTTGAGCTTAAAGGGGTAGGCGGGAACACCAACCAACATTTCATACAAAATCAAGCCCAAGCCATAGACATCGGTGGCATAGCTCGGTTTTTGCAAATGTGGTTGCATAATTTCGGGCGAGGTATAGGCTGGGGGAACCATAAACGAATACCAATCATTGTTGATATTTTGTGGCGTGCTGGCAATCCCCAAATCGAGCAAATAAACGGTTGGGACTGAAGGATTATCTTCAAAATGCACCAACAACGAATCAGGCGTAATCCCAAAGTGCAACACGCCTTTGCTTTGCAACAAAGCCACTGATGAGGCTAAACGCATCACCAACCAACCAATGTGGTTGACCCACATTTGGGGGTTTTTGGTCAGCGCATCGCGTAACGATTCGCCAGCAAAGAAATCTGACAAATAATAGTAAAAGAGGTGTTCGCCGAGCATGGCCCGACCATAAGCTTCGGTTTGAGCGCTAACGGTGGCATTGGCGTAAGGTGGCCGCCAATTTGGCAAAAAGGTATTGCGTTCATTCGAAACCCGCACTGTTTTAAGAAATTCAGCTTCTCGTTTCAAGCGCTCGGTATTTTCGCTACCAACGTGGGCAACTTTCAGAAAAACCCGCTCTTTTTGATGGCTTGCTTCATATAAAACCGAGGAGCGTAATACCACAACTGGCCGCACGATTTCAATATCGCCCAGCCATTTTCCATACCCGAGAATTGTTGGCGATTTTTCAGCTTGACAATAAACTTCTTGACAATACAAATTATTATCAAACGATGTTCGTTCACATAACAGACATACCTGTTTCATGGGCGCTTACTCCGTTCCATGGGTAGTCATGGGAAACCAGATTACGGCTCTATCGTACCGCAATATGGATTGCTAGGCGAGGATTGTTGGCACTACTCTACTCATTTATTCAAAAGCTGTCAACCACTAGCCGAAATAGCGGATTGTATGGTATAGTTGGCACGTTACACCAGCGAAACGCTATTTCTCTCTCCTCGTGCCATTTTGTAGAGTGTGTTCAAGATTAGATCCGATCAGTGATTGATCGATGGGCGGAATTTTGGAGATGCACCGATGAAAAACTCTATCCAAATGATAGATCGTCCTCCACGGATTCAACCAGAGCTACCTTTTAATAAGTTTGAAATCCCATCACCCCCAGAAAATCCTGAGGATGCGATTTCTAAGTTAATCCAATTGGCTCTGCCGATGACGATGATTGTGGGCTATGTCTTTGTAACAATGTTCGGAGGGCGTGGCGGCGGCGGCGCTTTGATTCTGATTCCGATGGCCTTATCGGTGTTGGCCTCCACAGGGTTCTCGATCTATTCGTTTATTCGCGAAAAAAACCAACGTTTAGAGCGTGAACGGCAATATCATGAACAAATCGTCGAGCTTAATAAGGATATGCACGGCTATCACGATTTGCAGCGCCGTTTCTATCGCTATAACTATCCCGATACCCCTAGCACAATCAGAGTAATTACTGATGCCAAACACGATTTAGAAAAACCTGAACGTACCCTCCGTTCAAATGCGCGGATTTGGGAGCGCCGAGTTTCTGACGATGACTTTGGTTCAGTGCGACTTGGCATGGGGACACTGCCCTCAACCGTGGTCTATGAGGTGCGGGGTGGTGGTAATTTTAGCAGCCCACTCGCCCGCGAAGCAATGAAGCTCGATGCTGATTCGCGCTATGTCTCAGATATTCCAATTATCATCACGTTACGGCACAAATCCGAGGACGAAAGTGATTCAAAGGAAAAGTCTACTCCGATTACCCCAACAACCCATGCTTTGGGGATCGCTGGCGCACGCGATGCTGTCTATGAGTCGATTCGCTCAATCTTGGCGCATTATGTGGTGTTTCACTCGCCCTCAGATACCCGTTTGTATGTCTTGGCTTCGAAATATAACGAGTGGGATTGGGTCGAAACCTTGCCTCACTGTCAGCCAGGCGAATACGAACAACTCTGTTTTGTTAGCGAAATTAAAGAAGTTGCTGATGATGCAGATGAAGAAGGCGATGAATTAGATCAATACATGGAAGGCATTCGTAAAATTCTATCGCAACGTAAGATGCGCATGGAAGATAACGAAGAAAATAGCAATAATTCGGGCCGTGGCAACCCAGGCTTACCATTTATGTTGCTGGTGGTTGACCTGCTCGATATGTATGAAAAAGCTGGCGAACGCCTACGCAATATCGAATCGGACGCAGCGCTTTCAATTTTGATCGAAGAAGGTCCACAGCTTGGGGCTGCGGTGATCTTCCTTGTGCCAGAGCGCAGTAAAGTGCCTGGCGGTTGTAAATCGGTGATCGAAATTGAACGTACCACGCCAGCAACCAACAGTAAACAAGCCCAACATCAACAATTATTCTTCCGCTACGCCGAGCAGGGGGTCAATACCTTCCGCTATATCGGGGCTGCCGACAATATCGTCAATCGCGATGAATCACGCAAATTAGCTGAAGAATTATCAACCCTCAACTTACGCCAAAGCGCTGGAGCAAACCTTGCCGATGCAGTAGCCTTCTTCGATTTGATGGGCTATAGCTCGCTCGATGAACTCAAAGTTGATGCGCTTAAGAATTGGCAACGCAGCATCCAACCCAAATATGCCAACTGGCTTCGCGCTAAAGTTGGCCGTATGTCAGGGAATAAAGCCCGTACTTTAGTTTTCTCGGCCAAAAAAGACGGTGTCCACGGGATGGTTGCAGGGAGTACCGGTTCGGGTAAATCTGAGTTGCTGATCTCGCTGATTGCTGTGATGGCCGTTACCTACGATCCGTCAGTGGTTAACTTTGTCTTGGTTGACTACAAGGGTGGTGGTGCATTCAAGGAATTTGAACGGCTGCCCCACTGTGTCGATATTATCACCAACTTGGCTGGCGATGGCGTAACGCGGATGTTTACGGCCATTAAGTCGGAAATGCAACGCCGCCAAGTGCTCAACAACGAAACTGATACCAAAAATATTGTTGAATATCGCAAAAAGAATTTCCATACGACCCACTATCCCTACCCCTATCTGTTTATCATCATCGACGAATTCGCTGAAATGATCGCCGATCGGGCTGAATATCGCGGTGAGTTGGAAAGTATCACGCGGATTGGGCGTTCACTTGGGGTTTCGTTGATTCTAGCAGCCCAACGGCCAAGCGGGATCACCGACCAAATGCGCTCGAACATCAAATTCCGGATCAGCTTACGGGTGGAAACTCAGGGCGAAAGCCGCGAAATGTTGCGCCGCTCGGATGCCGCCTTCTTGCCAACTGGGATTCCAGGTCGGGGCTATCTCCAAGTTGGTAACGAAGAAATTGAATTGATTCAAGTGGCCTACACTGGTGATCCCTATGTTGATCCCAATTCAGTTTCGCAAGAAAAGGTTATCTGGCCGGATCGTCGCCGCGCTGAAGGGGTTGATCCAGGGATTGATACCCAAGATCAAAGCCCACCAGAACTCTATAAAGTAATTGTGACCACGCTCGATACCTTATCACGCGATAACAACATTCCAATTCAACGTGCGCCATGGCCCAACTTCTTGCCACGTGAATTGGCCTTGACCCAACACTTGATCTCTAATGATCCCAATGTTAATGCGGTTACCTTTGAAGAATATCTCTTAGGTATCGACGATATTATGGTTGGCTTGCCGCGCGAGCACGACCTCACCCTCAACCCAGCCTTAAATAAATGGATTAACGGTAGCTCAGGCTGGGTCGAAGATCTCAACTGGCGTGAATATGCGATGCGTCCAGTCGTTGGTTTGATCGATAATCCTTATGCTGCCAAACAAATACCATTGACAGTTGACTTCCCACGTGGTCATGCAGTGGTCTTTGGTGGCTCGGGTTGGGGTAAAACCACCTTCCTGCGCTCGATGCTGATGAGTTTGGCTGCGACCCACTCACCCAATCAGATGCATATGTATATTCTCGATTTGGGTGGGCGTAACTTTAGCGTTTTGGATAAATTGCCTCACTCGGGTGCGGTAATTATTCCTGACGGTGAAGGTTATGAAGAGCGAGTTGAACAATTGCTGCGCGAAATCAACGATATTGTTGATGCGCGTAAGCTCTTGCTCAACGATGCAGGGATCGCCGATATTTACCAATACAATACGGTTAATCCCAAGAACACCCAACCAGCAATTTTGGTTGCAATCGACAACTTTGCCGAATTTACTGAAACCTTTGGCGAAGGTCCGGATACCAATGTTGAAAGCGTGTTGGATAAACTGATTTCAATTGCCCGCCAAGCTAAACCTTACGCCATTCACTTTATCATCACGATTGGCAGCATGGCTGAGCTATCGAACCAAATCTTTAGCTTGTTTACCGAGCGCTATACCTTGAAGCTCAGCGATAACACCGAATATCGGGCAATCGTTGGCGGTCGGGTTGATGATATTAACGATATTCCTGGCCGTGGCTATACCAAGGTTGGGCCACAGCCGCTTAGCTTCCAAGTAGCAGTATCGGCAGGCATCAGTAGCGATGGCTCACTCGATTCAACCATCGAAATGAAGGAAATCGATCAGCTAGCACAATTTATGAGCGATTATGCCCGTGGCAAAAACTACGCCAAGCCACGTCGCGTCGATGCCATGCCCAAGGCGATTCTCTTCAAATCGATGCTGCCCGAAATGTATGCCACCATGCTGCAACGTGAGATTCGCTTTGAGCCAGATTTACGTCCCCAGCTCAATGCCTTGATGAGCGAAGCATGGGAAGATAGCATCAAGCCTGAAAACGCCGATTGGCTCAAGGTTACGGTTGGGGTAATGTCGGGCAATCGCCCACGCACGCTACAACTCGAAGCCAAAAAAGATGGTGTTCACGGGATGATCGCGGGGGGTACTGGGGCTGGTAAATCAGAATTGCTGATGACCTTGATCATCGGTTTGGCCGTGCGTTACGACCCCAGCATTCTCAACTTTATTCTGGTTGACTACAAAGGTGGTGGTGCGTTTGATCCCTTCAAGGATATGCCACACACCGTCGATTTGGTGACCAACTTAAATAAATCGCGGGTACGGCGGATGTTTACCGCGATCAATGCCGAAATGGGTCGTCGCCAAGCATTAAATGCCCGTACCGGCACCAAAGATATTGTTGAATATCGCGCTAAGGGCTTCCACCTTGACCCACAATGGGGGCCATTCCCGCATCTGTTCATCATCATCGACGAATACGCCGAAATGATCAGCGACACACCAGAATTCCGCGATGAATTGGAAAGTATCACCCGGGTTGGTCGTTCGATCGGGGTTAACCTCTTGCTGGCTTCACAACGGCCAATTGGGGTTACCGACCAGATGCGGGCCAATATCAAGTATCGGATTTGTCTGCGGGTTGAAGATATTGATACCAGCCGCGAAATGTTGCGCCGCTCGGATGCAGCCTTCTTGCCTAGCGGGATGCCTGGCCGTGGCTATCTCCAAGTTGGTAACGAAAATCTCGACCTGATTCAAGTATCGTACACTGGTGAATCCTACGATTATGCAGTGGCGGCTGATGGTACTAAGGCTAAGTTCTATGAACTGATTGTGAGCATGGCGCAGGAATTACTCAACCCACGCCCACGACCACAAACGCCATGGCCAGCCCCATTACCCGATGCAATTACCTTTGAACAATTGCTCAACCCACGCTATGTCGATAAAACCTATCTGCCATTGATGACGCTTGGCCGCTCGCAGCGGATTTCCTTGAATGCCTTCGTTGGCGATTGGTTTGAAAACAAAGGTCAATGGTTTGGAGTCGATTGGAATCACGTGGCCATGCGAGCGATCGTTGGGGTACTCGATGATCCAGGCAATGCCCGTCAAATGCCTCTAATTCTCGATTTCAATAAAGGCCATGCGGTAGTGTTTGGGGCTTCTGGTTGGGGTAAAACCACCATGATTCGTTCGATGGTGTTGAGCTTGGCAGCAACTCACTCACCAAATGAATTCAATGCTCATGTGCTTGATCTTGGTGGGCGCAACCTTGAAGTGCTCCGCTCAATTCCCCACGTCGGGACGGTGATTCTGCCCGATGAACAAGGCTATGAAGAGCGGATTCAACAGCTTTGGCGTGAATTGAATAATGTGGTTGATGAACGCAAGAAGCTGTTCAGCGATGCTGGCGTTTCAACCCTTGCTGAATACAATAGCCAAAACGCTGCCAAACCCAAGCCAGCCATTTTGGTAGCGATCGATAACTTCGGCGAGTATATCGAAACCTTTGGCGATGATAAGAATAACGATGCCAATAACTTGCTTGAGGCCTTTGTGGCTTTGGCACGCCAAGGGAAAGCCTATGGCCTACACATTTTGATCACTGCCAGCCGCTTGAACATTCTGTCAAGTAAACTATATAGCCTCTTTACTGAACGTTTGACCTTCCGCATCTCTGATGCAGGCGATTATTCATCAATTGTAGGGACGCGCCTGTTGGAAGTCGAAGAAATTCCAGGCCGTGGCGCAGCCAAGGTTGGGCGGGATGCACTGAGTTATCACATTGCGCTACCACCAGGCACGATTGGCAAAGCTGATGTGCTTGGGGCTGACGGTCAACCACAGGTCACCGAAAAACTCCAAATTCGCGGTGAAGCTGGCCAAATTCGGGTAATTGGCAAGCATATGAATGCGTATATTGCTAATAATCCTGGCAAATACCAACCACCATTGGGGATTGCCGCCTTGCCCAAGAGTTCATCGTATCGCCAAGTATTGCAAGAGATGCACAACATTGGCCGTGGTGATCGTCCATTCGTCGAAGAACTCAAAGAAGCCACCGCCAAAACATGGGAATACAACGGTGGAACGGGCAAGCAAGCTGGTTGGTTGGCAGCCTGTTTGGGGATTGTCTCGGGCAATCGTCCACGTACACTGCAACTTGAAGCCAAACGCGACGGTGTCCACGGGATGGTCGCTGGGGGTACTGGGGCTGGTAAATCGGAATTGCTGATGACCTTGATTGTTGGTCTGGCGCTGAATTACTCGCCAAGTATTCTCAACTTCGTCTTGGTGGACTTCAAAGGCGGTGGTGCCTTCAAACCCTTTGAAAATATGCCGCATTGTGTGGACATCGTGACCAACTTGAATAAATCGGCAGTTGATCGGATGTTCACATCGATTGATGCTGAAATTCGTCGCCGCCAAGCACTCAACGCCATGACTGGAACCAAAGATATTGTCGAATATCGCGAACGTGGGTTCCATCTCAAACCTGAGTTTGGTGCATATCCCCACTTGTTCATCATCATCGACGAATATGCCGAAATGTTCGATTCAAACCCTGAATATTTGCCATCATTGGAAAGTATCACGCGGGTTGGTCGTGCCCAAGGGGTTAACCTCTTGCTGGCCTCACAACAACCCAAGGGCGTTACTGACCAAATGCGGGCCAATATCAAGCTACGGCTCTGTTTACGGGTTGAGCAACCTGACACCAGTCGCGAACTCTTGCGCAAACCTGATGCCGCTTTCCTACCAAACGGCATGCCAGGTCGCGGCTATTTGCA from Herpetosiphon gulosus encodes:
- a CDS encoding FtsK/SpoIIIE domain-containing protein; amino-acid sequence: MTMIVGYVFVTMFGGRGGGGALILIPMALSVLASTGFSIYSFIREKNQRLERERQYHEQIVELNKDMHGYHDLQRRFYRYNYPDTPSTIRVITDAKHDLEKPERTLRSNARIWERRVSDDDFGSVRLGMGTLPSTVVYEVRGGGNFSSPLAREAMKLDADSRYVSDIPIIITLRHKSEDESDSKEKSTPITPTTHALGIAGARDAVYESIRSILAHYVVFHSPSDTRLYVLASKYNEWDWVETLPHCQPGEYEQLCFVSEIKEVADDADEEGDELDQYMEGIRKILSQRKMRMEDNEENSNNSGRGNPGLPFMLLVVDLLDMYEKAGERLRNIESDAALSILIEEGPQLGAAVIFLVPERSKVPGGCKSVIEIERTTPATNSKQAQHQQLFFRYAEQGVNTFRYIGAADNIVNRDESRKLAEELSTLNLRQSAGANLADAVAFFDLMGYSSLDELKVDALKNWQRSIQPKYANWLRAKVGRMSGNKARTLVFSAKKDGVHGMVAGSTGSGKSELLISLIAVMAVTYDPSVVNFVLVDYKGGGAFKEFERLPHCVDIITNLAGDGVTRMFTAIKSEMQRRQVLNNETDTKNIVEYRKKNFHTTHYPYPYLFIIIDEFAEMIADRAEYRGELESITRIGRSLGVSLILAAQRPSGITDQMRSNIKFRISLRVETQGESREMLRRSDAAFLPTGIPGRGYLQVGNEEIELIQVAYTGDPYVDPNSVSQEKVIWPDRRRAEGVDPGIDTQDQSPPELYKVIVTTLDTLSRDNNIPIQRAPWPNFLPRELALTQHLISNDPNVNAVTFEEYLLGIDDIMVGLPREHDLTLNPALNKWINGSSGWVEDLNWREYAMRPVVGLIDNPYAAKQIPLTVDFPRGHAVVFGGSGWGKTTFLRSMLMSLAATHSPNQMHMYILDLGGRNFSVLDKLPHSGAVIIPDGEGYEERVEQLLREINDIVDARKLLLNDAGIADIYQYNTVNPKNTQPAILVAIDNFAEFTETFGEGPDTNVESVLDKLISIARQAKPYAIHFIITIGSMAELSNQIFSLFTERYTLKLSDNTEYRAIVGGRVDDINDIPGRGYTKVGPQPLSFQVAVSAGISSDGSLDSTIEMKEIDQLAQFMSDYARGKNYAKPRRVDAMPKAILFKSMLPEMYATMLQREIRFEPDLRPQLNALMSEAWEDSIKPENADWLKVTVGVMSGNRPRTLQLEAKKDGVHGMIAGGTGAGKSELLMTLIIGLAVRYDPSILNFILVDYKGGGAFDPFKDMPHTVDLVTNLNKSRVRRMFTAINAEMGRRQALNARTGTKDIVEYRAKGFHLDPQWGPFPHLFIIIDEYAEMISDTPEFRDELESITRVGRSIGVNLLLASQRPIGVTDQMRANIKYRICLRVEDIDTSREMLRRSDAAFLPSGMPGRGYLQVGNENLDLIQVSYTGESYDYAVAADGTKAKFYELIVSMAQELLNPRPRPQTPWPAPLPDAITFEQLLNPRYVDKTYLPLMTLGRSQRISLNAFVGDWFENKGQWFGVDWNHVAMRAIVGVLDDPGNARQMPLILDFNKGHAVVFGASGWGKTTMIRSMVLSLAATHSPNEFNAHVLDLGGRNLEVLRSIPHVGTVILPDEQGYEERIQQLWRELNNVVDERKKLFSDAGVSTLAEYNSQNAAKPKPAILVAIDNFGEYIETFGDDKNNDANNLLEAFVALARQGKAYGLHILITASRLNILSSKLYSLFTERLTFRISDAGDYSSIVGTRLLEVEEIPGRGAAKVGRDALSYHIALPPGTIGKADVLGADGQPQVTEKLQIRGEAGQIRVIGKHMNAYIANNPGKYQPPLGIAALPKSSSYRQVLQEMHNIGRGDRPFVEELKEATAKTWEYNGGTGKQAGWLAACLGIVSGNRPRTLQLEAKRDGVHGMVAGGTGAGKSELLMTLIVGLALNYSPSILNFVLVDFKGGGAFKPFENMPHCVDIVTNLNKSAVDRMFTSIDAEIRRRQALNAMTGTKDIVEYRERGFHLKPEFGAYPHLFIIIDEYAEMFDSNPEYLPSLESITRVGRAQGVNLLLASQQPKGVTDQMRANIKLRLCLRVEQPDTSRELLRKPDAAFLPNGMPGRGYLQIGNENLELIQVSYTGESQIDDREVGVLWPEREPEPVSTSEDTPKLFDTVVQISRELVNYQPTPKPWPNFLPERVSLQSPIVNAKDNTIIVFQPAVTDWINGDTERLWPGVNWETEAMRTAALLVDDPNEATQLPFVFDFSTNHLAIYGDSGWGKTSLLRSIITSLAATHSPDELHAYVVDLGGRNYRSLRNLPHIGALIYADDETFEEQMLRLFSKMERLTRERQQIFSDAGVNTIYEYNQQFPEQALPAIVVAIDNIAIIHENYDAVEESILIPLVRRSLSVGIAFIVTANFPNNMSSRFGSLFGERITFKQGQQDRYMDIVGRGAIEFGDIPGRGYIRVGKRPLLFQSTLPVGLVGPDGRDHRNEAEELDLMGMMMQAKVQQLGGMKTTPDPIQILPQIVPLREMLDAANEVAEGKVIWSVVGQSNNLQPAMYDLKKIGPHAAIAGPPISGKTTLLYNWVLSLADRYTPEQVAMVLIDTRGRFFKYGGKRNFADLPHVLQTVSEIDQMPSLLENLQIECQAFAQQAISRPVYIFIDNFEDFSDEAESKRSVMNDIAVLTRRYGGEGVFVIIAGTLDGSVNDLRRRVMSANFGVGLRTAQAVESLRVMRTPSEVRGKELPMGRGFMVKAGQTTLIQVASPYTNGSQIVTEDASDEAERVINALDSWVETIAERYPERAAWSSGAITIGDKPVNMEQDPRVVQMSALIRQGIQRLMPRLKESNGEGSITESIMQNYITMDFVSWNSSERLRSMLHQMLIDQHMHDGLDLETATMMADMTNSDDESLILAFESTLVES